AGCAGCTGCCGAACCAGCGATCCTCGAAGGTCACGGGGACGTCGAAGTCGAGCCGAACCGCATCGGGGCCGGCGATGGCGAGCACCTGCCGGTCCGAACATTCGCGCACCAGCGGGTGGAGCTGGCCATAGTCGAAGCGGATAGCGAGTTCGGAACGCATCGTCACGCTGCCGCTACGGCATTCGACGATGCGGACCACGTCGGGCGCCTCGCCGCGGATCGGCATGAAATCGGTGACCGCGACGGTACCCGTCTCGGTCTCGAACAGCGTTTCGAGGATCAGCGTATCGGGCAGATAGCGACGCGAGACGCTGCGAAAGCCGCCCTCGGGCGCCATTTCCCAGCAGCCGTTCTCGCGGTCGCCCAGGATCGCGGCGAGACAGGCCTCGGAATCGAAGCGCGGCATGCACAACCACTCGATCGCCCCGCCGCGATGCACCAGCGCGGCGGTCTCGCCGTCGCCGATCAGGGCATAATCCTCGATCCGCTTGTGCGGGTGGGTGGTCATGCCGCCTTTCGCCGTGCGAAGAGCGCGCCGGCCACGCCCAGCCCCGCCAGCGCGGCCGCGCCGACACCGAGCAATGTGCGATGCGTGGTGATCCAGAGCTGCGAACTATGCGTGCGTGCCTCGTCGTCGAACCGGCCATGCGCGCCGTGGTCGCCTGGAACCGGCTCGTAGAGATTGTCCTTGCGATCCGCCGAGACCGGTTCCGCACCCTGCTGGCCGTCGAACGCGGTTTGGGCGAGATAATGGTCGAGCAGGCCCGAGGCCATGCGATCGCCCCAGATCGCTTTCCAGGTCGGCCAGCCTAGCTTGATGCTCTTGCGCTTGTGATGCGCGGCGAAGACGATCGCCTTTGCCGGGATTTCGGGCTGATAGGGTGGGCTCGCCGGGCGCGGCTTGTTGGGCAGGTTGGTACGGATCCAGTCGAATTGCGGTGTGTTGACGCCGGGGAGCTGAACCATCGAGACATGCACGTCGCGCTTCGCGTGGAACAGTTCGGCGCGGATCGAATCGTGAAAGCCCTGGATCGCGTGCTTGGCGCCGCAATAGGCGGATTGCAGCGGAATGCCGCGATAGGCGAGCGCGGACCCAACCAGCACGATGCTGCCCCGGTTGCGCGGCAGCATGCGCTTCAACGCCGCATGGGTGCCGTGCACCTGTCCGTGATAGGTGACGTCGGTGACGCGGTGATAATCGGCGAGTGACATGTCGATGAAGCGCGAGAAGACGCCCGCGAACGCCGCATTGACCCAGATGTCGATCGGGCCGAATACCGTTTCGAGCTTTTCGGCGGCGGCGTCGACCGCGTCGGCATCGGCGACGTCGCACGGTAACATCAGCGCCTCGCCGCCGGCTTGCCATACTTCGTTAGCCGCGCCTTCGAGACCATCCCTGCCGCGCGCGATCAGGCCGATCCGCGCGCCCTGTTTCGCGAATTCGCGCACCACCGCGCGACCCACGCCAGCCGACGCGCCCGTGATCATGACGACCGGGCGGCCGTCACCTCCGTCAAGCTTGCTTCCCATCGGTTCAGAGGACGCCGATCACCGTGGCGATCGCCGCGAGCAATACCATCGCTGCCAATCCCGAGACGAAGAGCAATCGCTCGTCGCGGTGCTTGAGAATGATCGTGCCGCCACGCGCATCGCGTGAAGAGATGTGCGTCGCTTCGTCCTTTGTGCGTTTCTGTTCCATACCGATTGCAACGTGACGCGTGCGCGCGGGTTCCGAACTTTCCCGGCGCCGGGAAACCTTCGCGCTGCGCCCGCGCTTGGTAGGGCATGACGCCGATGACATCCCCCGAAAGCGCCGCGCGTTTCCGCCATTCGCCGCGCCGGCAATATTATCGCGGCGGCAACCTCGATCGAGTGCGGGCAGTCGAGGATTTGCGCGCGCGGGCGCACAAGCTGATGCCGCGCCTCGTCCTCGAATATCTCGAGGCCGGGGCAGGCAGTGAAGCGACGCTCGACCGCGAGCGCGAAGCGTTCGCCGAATGGCGCTTCCTGCCGCATACGCTAGTCGATGAATCGCATCGTTCGACCGAGCGCGAACTGCTCGGCAGGACGGCGGCGATGCCGCTCGCGATCGCGCCGACCGGCCTCAACGGCCTGTTTCGCTATCATGCCGATACGATGCTGGCGAAGGGGGCGGCGCGGTTCGGGGTGCCGTTCATCCAGAGCACCATGTCCAACGACCCGATGGAGGAGGTCGGCAAGGTGCCGGGACTGCGCCACTGGTGGCAGCTCTATGTCTTCGGCGGCGAGGAAATCTGGCAGGAATTGCTGCGCCGCGCCGATGCGGCGGGGTGCGAGGCGCTGGTGCTCACCACCAATTCTCAGATTTTCGGCGACCGCGAATGGAGCGATCGCACACGCACCGCCACGGGCGGGCCGACGCTGGCGAGCATATTCGATGCGGCACGTCACCCGCGCTGGATGGTCGCAGCGCTGCGCCACGGGCTGCCGAGATTCGCCAATGTCCTGGACTTCATTCCCAAGGATCAGCGCGGCTTTTTCGAAAGCGCGCACTGGATTCGATCGCAAATGCCGCGTGACCTCAGCTGGAACGATGTCGCGCGCATCCGCTCGCGCTGGAAGAAGCCGATGTTCCTGAAAGGACTGCTCAATCTCGAGGATGTGCGTCGCGCGCGCGACAGCGGCGTCGACGGTATTATGCTCGGCAGTCATGGCGGTCGGCAGATGGACTGGGCGGCCTCCGCGCTCGATATCCTGGCGCCTGCGCGCGAAATCGTCGGGGAGAGCGTGGCGCTCTACATGTCGGGCGGTATTCGCCACGGCACCGACATATTGAAGGCGCTCTTGCTCGGCGCCGACGCAGTGCTCTCCGGTCGCGCGACGCTCTACGGCCTATGCGCGGCGGGCGCCGACGGCGTGACCTGCGCGCTCGAAACGCTCCGGCGCCAGATGCTGAACGAGATGGGACAGCTCGGCGTATCGTCG
This genomic interval from Sphingosinithalassobacter tenebrarum contains the following:
- a CDS encoding peptide ABC transporter permease, giving the protein MEQKRTKDEATHISSRDARGGTIILKHRDERLLFVSGLAAMVLLAAIATVIGVL
- a CDS encoding alpha-hydroxy acid oxidase, encoding MTPMTSPESAARFRHSPRRQYYRGGNLDRVRAVEDLRARAHKLMPRLVLEYLEAGAGSEATLDREREAFAEWRFLPHTLVDESHRSTERELLGRTAAMPLAIAPTGLNGLFRYHADTMLAKGAARFGVPFIQSTMSNDPMEEVGKVPGLRHWWQLYVFGGEEIWQELLRRADAAGCEALVLTTNSQIFGDREWSDRTRTATGGPTLASIFDAARHPRWMVAALRHGLPRFANVLDFIPKDQRGFFESAHWIRSQMPRDLSWNDVARIRSRWKKPMFLKGLLNLEDVRRARDSGVDGIMLGSHGGRQMDWAASALDILAPAREIVGESVALYMSGGIRHGTDILKALLLGADAVLSGRATLYGLCAAGADGVTCALETLRRQMLNEMGQLGVSSLDALSAEVMVRREKLPVALAS
- a CDS encoding SDR family oxidoreductase, coding for MGSKLDGGDGRPVVMITGASAGVGRAVVREFAKQGARIGLIARGRDGLEGAANEVWQAGGEALMLPCDVADADAVDAAAEKLETVFGPIDIWVNAAFAGVFSRFIDMSLADYHRVTDVTYHGQVHGTHAALKRMLPRNRGSIVLVGSALAYRGIPLQSAYCGAKHAIQGFHDSIRAELFHAKRDVHVSMVQLPGVNTPQFDWIRTNLPNKPRPASPPYQPEIPAKAIVFAAHHKRKSIKLGWPTWKAIWGDRMASGLLDHYLAQTAFDGQQGAEPVSADRKDNLYEPVPGDHGAHGRFDDEARTHSSQLWITTHRTLLGVGAAALAGLGVAGALFARRKAA